The following are encoded together in the Methanosarcina flavescens genome:
- a CDS encoding restriction endonuclease produces MKKRKKGKSRKQRRSGNDLLKLMLYLLIKPIKLLLSFSFYLLKFIWLLSNYSMRLLHSLIKRLFKKKPSNPALSTLAEIDKMSGYKFEEFMKHVYEQLGYSVYHTPKSGDQGADLILTSKEKKRIAVQVKRYSGKVSNSAVQEVVAAKGFYKCTEGIVVTNSYFTDSARQLAKANFIDLVDRNELEKMINTILS; encoded by the coding sequence ATGAAAAAGAGGAAAAAAGGAAAGAGCAGAAAACAGCGTCGCTCTGGTAATGATTTATTAAAGTTGATGCTATATCTTTTGATAAAACCAATTAAGCTATTATTGAGTTTTTCATTTTACTTACTGAAGTTTATATGGTTGCTGTCAAATTATTCGATGCGTTTACTGCATAGTCTTATAAAACGACTATTTAAGAAAAAACCATCAAACCCAGCCCTATCTACATTAGCTGAAATCGATAAGATGAGCGGATACAAGTTTGAAGAATTTATGAAACACGTTTATGAACAGTTAGGATATTCAGTTTATCATACTCCGAAATCAGGTGATCAGGGTGCAGATCTTATTCTAACCTCAAAAGAAAAAAAAAGAATCGCTGTTCAGGTCAAAAGGTACTCGGGTAAGGTTTCAAACAGTGCGGTACAGGAAGTTGTAGCTGCAAAAGGCTTCTACAAGTGCACCGAGGGCATAGTAGTTACAAACAGTTACTTTACCGATTCTGCCAGACAATTAGCTAAAGCGAACTTTATTGACCTGGTTGATAGAAACGAACTTGAGAAGATGATTAATACTATTCTGAGTTAA
- a CDS encoding acyltransferase family protein encodes MSQKIEALESLRGIGAFMVLIGHLFCTFYPALLFGDVMLHFSFEDTIRDGPLHLLYNGPFAVCLFFTLSGYVLSYKYFISKNTETLRSSAYRRYFRLLVPVFATVMISFVVGSLGLYRHMEIVPITGSVLWLNTLFQFPHGDIFEAIYNGLFGVFITGDNRYNGTLWTMATELRGSFLVYGFLLFFGDRWDRLLAYIAGFLLFKDGYMINFLAGVALCDLRNNMNYRLPEPVCIGITAVGLWMAAVTYNVNGLLSIIGLHTGVQYPDLAFGAIFVLAGVVFSTILQKLLSNKFLVWMGRMSFSVYVIQMIIICSYGCIVFSLLNQLFSYNIAAIVSIVSTIILVYLVAPYFYELFDLGGQRLSNALYRTSYNKASLMVQKTYNFCKSGKLLPAMYEIMKNPFTVHSSSVKGETKEGK; translated from the coding sequence ATGTCCCAAAAGATCGAAGCACTTGAAAGTCTGAGAGGAATAGGAGCATTCATGGTCTTGATAGGACATCTGTTCTGTACGTTCTATCCAGCTTTACTTTTCGGAGACGTTATGCTTCATTTTAGTTTTGAGGACACCATCCGAGACGGGCCCTTGCACTTACTATATAACGGTCCGTTTGCTGTTTGCCTGTTTTTCACACTGAGTGGGTATGTGTTGAGCTACAAATACTTTATCAGTAAAAATACTGAAACTTTAAGGAGCAGTGCATATAGACGATATTTCCGTCTTTTAGTACCAGTGTTTGCGACTGTAATGATCTCCTTCGTTGTAGGCTCCCTGGGACTTTATCGTCACATGGAGATAGTACCAATTACGGGTTCAGTTTTATGGCTAAACACTTTATTCCAGTTTCCTCATGGCGATATATTTGAAGCAATATATAATGGCCTATTTGGAGTATTTATCACCGGGGACAATAGATATAATGGTACCTTATGGACAATGGCCACTGAACTACGAGGCAGCTTTCTTGTCTATGGATTCCTATTGTTTTTTGGAGATCGGTGGGACCGCCTATTAGCCTACATTGCTGGATTCCTGTTGTTTAAGGATGGGTACATGATAAACTTCCTTGCAGGTGTGGCATTGTGTGACCTGAGAAACAATATGAATTATAGGTTGCCAGAACCTGTTTGCATCGGCATTACAGCCGTGGGATTATGGATGGCTGCGGTCACTTACAATGTGAACGGGTTACTCTCAATAATCGGATTACATACTGGTGTACAATATCCAGATCTAGCTTTTGGGGCGATATTTGTGTTGGCTGGTGTTGTCTTTAGCACCATTTTACAAAAACTTCTATCCAATAAGTTTTTGGTATGGATGGGCCGTATGTCTTTCAGCGTTTACGTAATCCAAATGATTATAATATGTAGTTATGGTTGCATAGTCTTCAGCCTGCTTAATCAGCTTTTCTCTTATAATATCGCAGCCATTGTCAGTATTGTGTCGACTATTATTCTGGTATACTTAGTTGCTCCATATTTTTATGAGTTGTTTGATCTAGGTGGTCAGCGGCTCTCAAACGCACTGTATAGGACATCTTATAACAAGGCCTCTCTGATGGTACAGAAGACTTATAACTTTTGTAAATCGGGTAAGTTACTTCCTGCTATGTATGAGATTATGAAAAATCCATTCACTGTGCACTCCTCAAGTGTGAAGGGAGAAACGAAAGAAGGAAAATAA
- a CDS encoding DNA double-strand break repair nuclease NurA: MTLEPVHMRKISELARKIDRSFEFEEVNTAANIYSLLEELRLDGKVILKAIDRLYRGIVRTELMAQGEDPYPVTYACDSGSTNPRTYDSGLFVDFCHCGLAATPTDLDIQRFRTIVCAAYSSSQRVAIQATLDWETFDEEFGRAKLVTIAPDELKRKAPDIVHSFAMYLAESEHIIFMKDKIEPESFFIMDGPIYPKQLMYWMVLDDEDVRIRQNSDARKILQNYIDIMDHFLENQMPVVGFVKNPTDVQIMDSVRKKKEAFDLPWMLDSQFFRNLLSLEKVDISSGNSGRNSKNNGKNGRHTDFRNAYITYTNWFLQPNRFYEKMLNGTSPLAAADPFQQELKHNFPPEDYALCFFMLYMPSKDFVFKVEAPYGLIKDDYLRMQITKKVLFDLSLHGFPLTLTKADHLAKIRKVEKEEIDKFFENMNPDITYNDIRWGKMNEI; encoded by the coding sequence ATGACCCTTGAGCCCGTGCATATGCGTAAGATCTCGGAGCTTGCGAGAAAGATTGACCGGTCGTTTGAGTTTGAGGAGGTGAATACGGCTGCAAATATCTATTCTCTGCTTGAGGAGTTGAGGCTAGATGGGAAGGTTATACTTAAGGCGATAGACAGGCTCTATCGAGGGATTGTAAGGACTGAACTCATGGCACAGGGCGAGGATCCGTATCCGGTTACTTATGCCTGCGACAGCGGGAGTACCAATCCCAGAACTTATGACAGCGGGCTTTTTGTGGATTTCTGTCACTGTGGGCTGGCTGCAACGCCTACTGACCTTGACATTCAGAGATTCAGGACGATCGTATGTGCGGCTTATTCTTCTTCCCAGAGGGTAGCCATACAGGCTACATTGGACTGGGAAACCTTTGATGAAGAATTTGGACGGGCAAAACTTGTCACAATCGCTCCTGATGAGTTAAAAAGAAAGGCTCCTGACATAGTTCACAGCTTTGCCATGTACCTGGCTGAATCCGAACATATTATTTTTATGAAGGATAAGATAGAACCTGAGAGCTTTTTCATAATGGACGGGCCGATTTATCCCAAACAGCTAATGTACTGGATGGTACTGGATGACGAGGACGTAAGAATTCGGCAGAACAGCGATGCCAGGAAGATCCTTCAGAACTATATCGATATTATGGACCATTTCTTGGAAAACCAGATGCCTGTAGTTGGGTTTGTAAAAAACCCTACTGATGTGCAGATTATGGACAGCGTCCGGAAGAAAAAGGAAGCTTTCGACTTGCCCTGGATGCTTGACTCCCAGTTTTTCAGGAATTTGCTCTCCCTTGAAAAAGTTGACATTTCATCAGGTAACAGCGGAAGGAATTCGAAAAATAACGGGAAAAATGGCAGGCACACCGATTTCAGGAATGCCTACATTACTTATACCAACTGGTTCCTGCAGCCCAACAGGTTTTACGAGAAAATGCTTAACGGAACTTCCCCCCTTGCAGCCGCAGATCCGTTCCAGCAGGAACTCAAGCACAATTTCCCGCCTGAGGATTATGCCCTTTGTTTTTTCATGCTTTATATGCCTTCCAAGGATTTTGTCTTTAAGGTAGAAGCCCCATACGGGCTTATTAAAGACGATTATCTCCGTATGCAAATTACCAAAAAAGTGCTCTTTGACCTTTCTTTGCATGGTTTTCCCCTAACTCTCACTAAGGCGGATCATCTTGCAAAAATCCGCAAAGTAGAAAAGGAAGAGATTGATAAATTCTTTGAAAATATGAATCCCGATATTACTTATAATGACATTCGGTGGGGTAAAATGAATGAAATATGA
- a CDS encoding ATP-binding protein: protein MKYENTDIFTFNSYKPKKESIPASSGMEENAGLKESHGEINPEDQNMGETANSIKDISDLATSALTPDTDEELQAPLSDTLLKDCQEDISDLIPEAESDIFSDSTEAIFKSTSLSKAAPLSETVSLPSPDLSLESEALGSSVKETLPFEPFVGYDNNALKALQTSEAFGIITTGIEPLELTASGAVITGYITSARRHDIRLGTYVVVPYENGEKLFAKVGKLQYRQEFVVDDATEIHSRRMLSARGNPVNEADYKFLAYLDPLCILYLKNGGTLTRRMADRIPHPNTPILPVTDRLEVQTGLNIPEEGIFLGHLSVGGELLKTHSEPETVAYYLRNDYSMGDPLIFRHMLICGSTGTGKTFLSKNILRQFMAENNRYRLRSSPDKARKNPCLVIMDPQDEYSQLFEDNETLNEDDKFRLESENVIYGRVTSTKAFVAKVDGQRYPGDKSRAEQIEFTIPFSLVGYNSWLIAAAGMSELQYIGLEVLLGDFFRSNVPHTYLNFINHIDNEGTRSYYVDSGKLHESSYDGIVRRVRSPFFSKVFDRDATSITELLDKIFKPGQISVFPTEYISDPRIRDLIVLTIMSLIVDNKLNTTGEKAIKETPIILALDEAHRYLSKAKGEHSRLIISRFADAARQGRKEGLGLFLITQDPQDIDDTVFKQVNTKLILNLNNDAAITSLKVPKEYERRIPYLKKGQMIVHSPDNSDIVEIIGLSNCVVRHR from the coding sequence ATGAAATATGAAAATACCGACATTTTTACCTTTAATTCTTACAAACCGAAAAAGGAATCAATCCCTGCAAGCTCAGGAATGGAAGAAAATGCAGGTTTAAAGGAAAGTCATGGCGAAATCAATCCTGAAGACCAGAATATGGGTGAAACCGCAAACTCCATCAAAGACATTTCTGATCTGGCTACTTCTGCGCTCACACCTGACACTGATGAAGAATTGCAGGCTCCCTTATCCGATACTCTCTTAAAAGACTGCCAGGAGGACATATCAGACCTTATTCCGGAAGCTGAATCTGATATTTTCTCAGATTCTACCGAAGCTATCTTTAAATCCACCTCTCTGTCTAAAGCTGCCCCTCTGTCTGAGACTGTTTCTTTACCTTCCCCGGATCTCTCTCTTGAATCCGAAGCTCTCGGGAGTTCTGTAAAGGAAACCCTTCCCTTTGAACCCTTTGTCGGGTACGACAATAATGCCCTTAAAGCTCTTCAGACCTCAGAAGCCTTCGGAATCATAACCACAGGCATAGAGCCCCTCGAATTAACCGCTTCAGGCGCTGTAATCACAGGTTACATTACATCTGCCAGGCGGCACGATATAAGGCTAGGAACATACGTTGTTGTGCCTTATGAAAATGGAGAAAAACTCTTTGCGAAGGTAGGAAAACTCCAGTACAGGCAGGAATTTGTCGTAGACGATGCAACCGAGATTCACTCGAGGCGTATGCTCAGCGCCCGCGGGAATCCAGTAAACGAAGCAGATTATAAGTTTCTTGCCTACTTGGATCCGCTCTGTATTCTGTACCTGAAGAACGGAGGCACACTTACAAGGCGCATGGCAGACCGGATTCCCCACCCTAACACTCCTATCCTGCCTGTTACTGATAGGCTTGAGGTCCAAACAGGACTTAATATTCCTGAAGAAGGAATCTTTCTCGGCCACCTGAGTGTGGGAGGCGAGCTTTTAAAAACCCACTCCGAACCCGAAACAGTTGCATACTATCTCAGAAACGACTATTCCATGGGCGACCCCCTTATTTTCAGACATATGCTTATCTGTGGAAGCACTGGAACAGGGAAAACCTTCCTCTCAAAAAATATCCTGCGCCAGTTCATGGCGGAAAATAACAGGTACAGGCTACGAAGTTCCCCTGATAAGGCACGGAAAAACCCCTGCCTGGTAATTATGGACCCTCAGGATGAGTATTCCCAGCTTTTCGAAGATAACGAAACTCTGAATGAGGATGACAAATTCCGCTTGGAGTCCGAAAACGTGATTTACGGCAGGGTCACCTCTACAAAAGCTTTCGTCGCAAAAGTTGATGGGCAAAGATATCCTGGCGACAAGTCAAGAGCGGAGCAGATTGAGTTTACAATTCCCTTTTCGCTTGTAGGGTATAATTCCTGGCTTATTGCAGCAGCCGGGATGTCCGAACTCCAGTACATAGGACTTGAGGTGCTTCTTGGGGATTTCTTCAGATCAAACGTACCGCACACTTACCTGAACTTTATCAACCATATTGATAATGAGGGTACCCGTTCTTACTATGTTGACAGCGGGAAGCTGCATGAATCCTCATATGACGGGATCGTGAGAAGAGTCAGGAGTCCTTTCTTCTCAAAGGTCTTTGATCGGGATGCTACCTCAATTACCGAGCTTCTGGATAAGATCTTCAAACCAGGGCAGATTTCGGTCTTCCCTACCGAGTATATAAGTGATCCCAGAATCCGCGACCTTATAGTGCTCACAATCATGAGCCTGATCGTGGACAATAAGTTAAATACAACAGGAGAGAAAGCTATTAAAGAGACCCCGATCATTCTGGCTCTGGACGAAGCTCACCGTTACCTCTCAAAGGCAAAAGGGGAACATTCTCGCCTTATAATCTCCCGCTTTGCAGATGCAGCGCGACAGGGCCGAAAAGAAGGACTTGGTCTTTTTTTAATCACCCAGGATCCCCAGGATATCGATGATACAGTTTTCAAGCAGGTAAATACAAAATTGATCCTTAACCTTAACAATGATGCAGCTATCACGTCCCTCAAAGTCCCGAAAGAATACGAGCGCAGAATTCCATATCTTAAAAAAGGACAGATGATAGTCCATTCCCCGGATAACAGCGACATTGTTGAGATAATCGGGCTCTCAAATTGTGTTGTCAGGCACCGATGA
- a CDS encoding UbiX family flavin prenyltransferase: MEITVGISGASGVQYGIRLLEVLAEKGIKTHLVLTDAASQIIGIETDYTPEAVKKLATWSYAQKDFSAPIASGSYRIGGMVIAPCSMKTLAAVANGVSDTLLTRAADVCLKEERKLILMTRETPLNLVHIENMLKAKKAGASILPACPGFYSRPRILEDLIDIMVGRTLDLLGIENELYHRWK, encoded by the coding sequence ATGGAGATAACGGTAGGGATAAGCGGAGCATCAGGGGTCCAGTACGGAATTCGCCTTCTTGAAGTACTGGCGGAAAAAGGAATAAAAACCCATCTGGTTTTGACAGATGCGGCAAGCCAGATAATAGGGATTGAAACGGACTATACCCCTGAAGCAGTGAAGAAACTTGCAACCTGGAGCTATGCCCAGAAAGATTTTTCAGCACCGATAGCCAGCGGGTCTTACAGGATAGGAGGAATGGTTATCGCTCCCTGCAGCATGAAAACCCTTGCAGCCGTGGCAAACGGGGTATCCGATACCCTTCTTACGAGAGCTGCAGATGTCTGCCTTAAAGAGGAAAGAAAACTTATCCTGATGACCCGGGAAACCCCGCTTAACCTTGTACACATCGAAAATATGCTGAAAGCTAAAAAAGCAGGAGCGAGTATCCTGCCAGCCTGTCCGGGCTTTTATTCACGACCCCGAATTCTCGAAGATCTCATAGATATAATGGTAGGAAGGACACTCGACCTGCTCGGGATAGAGAATGAGCTTTATCACCGCTGGAAGTGA
- the lpdD gene encoding prenylated flavin chaperone LpdD — MFHIKRKVGKIEIALDAKKIGEDYLLTLTGGEEHVGAVATGFFDERSQRASSSVVTMPGHREEYLALHGARQVSRATKRTSVFVVGIHQDDISPEEIRNIVSAAEEMVESFIAFCEKEVELPGQDNA; from the coding sequence TTGTTTCATATTAAACGGAAAGTGGGGAAAATCGAGATAGCACTTGACGCAAAAAAGATTGGAGAAGATTATCTGCTGACTCTCACAGGTGGAGAGGAACATGTGGGAGCTGTAGCCACTGGATTTTTCGATGAGAGAAGCCAGAGAGCAAGTTCATCGGTTGTAACAATGCCCGGCCACAGGGAAGAATATCTCGCCCTGCATGGAGCAAGACAGGTTAGCAGGGCAACGAAAAGGACTTCTGTATTTGTTGTCGGAATACATCAGGATGATATCAGCCCTGAGGAGATAAGGAATATAGTTTCAGCAGCAGAGGAAATGGTAGAAAGCTTCATTGCCTTTTGCGAAAAAGAAGTCGAACTGCCTGGGCAGGATAATGCCTGA
- a CDS encoding HD domain-containing protein: MKVVLDPVHGYIELDNLAQDLLSTPQMQRLRRVRQLGFSNLVYPGANHTRFEHSLGAMHLASTLTRSLDSIEEDRKIEVKAATLLHDVGHGPFSHVTENIIDKYTRRRHDDVKEILGKGEIKEVLGKHGISPGNLVKHIKGETSLGQILSSEIDVDRMDYLVRDAHYTGVAFGVVDYNRLINQMNFYEDRLVVDYGGLKAAESLLVSRFWMNTSVYYHHVTRISEAMCSRAVEYMIENNELDPLRLRQMDDIDLIAAMRNATGYAGELSRLLDARKLYKRALYVGLADTGKSVLRHRDRIRRVEKEIAEMAGVEAEYVLVDIPKMPEMLEMRAMIKTDHELIPLNEASHFVSILQEAHIDNWRMGVYSPKEHCGAVGKAARDYFDVKKSLKQFKLSDL; encoded by the coding sequence ATGAAAGTTGTCCTTGATCCTGTACACGGTTACATCGAGCTGGATAATCTGGCTCAGGACCTTCTTTCAACACCACAGATGCAGCGCCTCAGGAGGGTCAGACAGCTTGGTTTTTCAAACCTCGTCTATCCGGGAGCTAATCATACACGTTTCGAACACTCGCTTGGAGCAATGCACCTTGCCTCCACGCTAACAAGAAGTCTCGATTCAATTGAGGAAGACAGGAAAATTGAGGTTAAAGCTGCTACTCTTCTGCACGATGTAGGGCATGGACCTTTTTCTCATGTTACCGAGAACATTATTGACAAATACACTCGGCGCAGACACGATGATGTAAAGGAAATTCTCGGAAAAGGAGAGATAAAAGAAGTCCTGGGCAAACATGGAATTTCTCCCGGAAACCTTGTGAAGCACATTAAAGGAGAAACTTCCCTTGGGCAGATCCTTAGCAGTGAGATTGATGTAGACCGGATGGACTATCTTGTACGGGATGCCCATTACACAGGTGTGGCATTCGGGGTCGTGGATTACAACCGCCTGATAAACCAGATGAATTTTTATGAGGACAGGCTCGTTGTGGACTATGGTGGATTGAAAGCTGCCGAATCTCTTCTGGTCTCACGTTTCTGGATGAACACATCAGTTTATTATCATCATGTAACCAGGATTTCGGAAGCTATGTGTTCCAGGGCAGTGGAGTATATGATCGAAAATAACGAGCTTGACCCGCTCAGGCTCAGGCAGATGGATGATATAGACCTTATTGCAGCAATGCGAAACGCAACAGGATATGCGGGAGAGCTTTCAAGGCTGCTGGATGCCCGTAAGCTCTATAAGCGGGCATTATATGTGGGTCTGGCAGACACAGGAAAATCCGTACTCAGGCATCGCGACCGAATTCGAAGAGTGGAAAAAGAAATTGCAGAGATGGCAGGGGTTGAAGCTGAGTATGTGCTTGTGGACATTCCAAAGATGCCTGAAATGCTGGAAATGAGGGCAATGATAAAAACTGACCACGAACTGATTCCCCTTAACGAAGCTTCCCACTTTGTATCCATACTGCAGGAAGCGCATATAGACAACTGGAGGATGGGCGTATACAGCCCAAAAGAACACTGTGGAGCAGTGGGAAAAGCCGCAAGAGACTATTTTGATGTAAAAAAATCCTTAAAGCAGTTTAAACTAAGTGATCTTTGA
- the cofD gene encoding 2-phospho-L-lactate transferase, which produces MIIFSGGTGTPKLLDGLKEILPAEELTVIVNTAEDLWVSGNMICPDLDTVLYLFSDQIDRKRWWGIKDDTFLTYERMQELGVTESMKLGDKDRATHIIRSNFLRQGISLTDATLELASIFGINAKILPMSDDPIFTYIETPEGIMHFQDFWIGKHGEPDVLGVDIKGVSEASISPKVLEALENDDKVLIGPSNPITSIGPIISLPGMKDILKKKMVVAVSPIIGNAPVSGPAGKLMEASGLEVSSMGVAEYYQDFLDVFVFDERDQADEFAFERVGCRAIRADTIMTSTEKSRELAEIILELFDTLVCP; this is translated from the coding sequence ATGATTATTTTTTCAGGCGGCACTGGAACTCCAAAGCTCCTTGACGGACTCAAGGAAATCCTCCCTGCGGAGGAACTGACCGTTATTGTAAACACTGCCGAAGACCTCTGGGTTTCGGGAAACATGATTTGTCCCGACCTGGATACAGTGCTCTATCTGTTTTCAGACCAGATTGACAGAAAAAGGTGGTGGGGCATCAAAGACGACACCTTCCTTACTTATGAGCGTATGCAGGAACTTGGCGTCACAGAGAGTATGAAACTGGGAGACAAGGACCGGGCAACCCATATTATTCGCTCGAATTTTCTCAGACAGGGAATTTCCCTTACAGATGCAACTTTAGAGCTTGCATCAATCTTCGGAATTAACGCAAAAATTTTGCCTATGTCTGACGATCCAATTTTCACCTATATAGAAACTCCAGAAGGCATTATGCATTTTCAGGATTTCTGGATTGGAAAACATGGAGAACCCGACGTGCTGGGGGTTGACATAAAGGGAGTTTCCGAAGCTTCAATTTCTCCAAAGGTACTCGAAGCCCTGGAAAATGATGACAAAGTCCTTATAGGGCCAAGTAACCCGATTACGAGTATCGGTCCTATTATTTCCCTGCCAGGCATGAAAGATATTTTGAAAAAGAAAATGGTCGTGGCAGTCAGCCCGATTATTGGCAATGCCCCTGTAAGTGGGCCTGCCGGCAAACTGATGGAAGCATCAGGGCTTGAGGTCTCTTCAATGGGAGTTGCAGAATATTATCAGGATTTCCTGGATGTCTTTGTTTTCGATGAAAGGGATCAGGCAGATGAATTCGCTTTTGAGAGGGTTGGATGCCGTGCCATCCGCGCCGACACCATAATGACCTCAACGGAAAAGAGCAGGGAACTGGCAGAAATCATACTAGAGCTCTTTGACACTCTTGTCTGTCCTTAA
- a CDS encoding FmdE family protein — protein sequence MIGAGIMNMKNIKARIIFLVFLAALVLSLGSTIGAATEDDNSELMAEVFSATEANLGGIGSEKTLIITDIGSPAESYVFLDDFYSEFYDRDLLYTQNLLVVQNARNSPLWFAFFDKCSGNCTYIEVSYENESEISYQVTENIDFDKLSKTPKSKAAWGEKVNSKIFNGREFAILTICNGWATGKLDYELMQCLELHNHFCPGISSGFVLANWMEENYPLEENVSYTVFSCPNWCKEDVFVKRWDTTPGKGGIWVSSLTDDEKEALGGSPAGIFVVTDKNAGTMKAVVLGFNFDIVNAECGAKADDPAWISKYLADLWLMDKENWDTEGLVSVISVTDIDEATLNEMKQAGNNPYVVLGLLDSEENVNP from the coding sequence ATGATAGGAGCAGGCATTATGAATATGAAGAATATCAAAGCAAGGATCATCTTCCTGGTTTTCCTGGCAGCCCTCGTTTTATCCCTCGGGTCTACTATAGGGGCGGCAACCGAAGATGATAATTCTGAGCTTATGGCTGAGGTCTTTAGTGCAACCGAAGCAAATCTTGGAGGTATAGGATCGGAAAAGACTCTTATTATTACGGATATAGGTTCTCCTGCGGAATCTTATGTTTTCTTGGACGATTTTTACTCGGAATTTTATGACAGAGATCTCCTGTATACACAGAATCTTCTTGTAGTCCAGAACGCAAGGAACAGCCCTCTATGGTTTGCGTTCTTCGATAAATGCAGCGGGAACTGTACTTATATCGAGGTCTCTTACGAAAACGAAAGTGAAATAAGCTATCAGGTAACGGAAAACATAGATTTCGATAAGCTTTCGAAAACACCGAAGTCGAAAGCTGCATGGGGCGAGAAGGTAAACTCAAAGATTTTTAACGGGCGCGAGTTTGCAATTCTTACGATTTGCAATGGCTGGGCTACCGGAAAACTCGATTATGAGCTTATGCAGTGCCTGGAGCTTCACAACCATTTCTGTCCAGGGATCTCCAGTGGTTTCGTACTTGCAAACTGGATGGAAGAAAACTACCCGCTTGAGGAAAATGTAAGCTATACGGTTTTTTCCTGCCCCAACTGGTGCAAAGAAGATGTTTTCGTAAAACGCTGGGACACAACTCCCGGAAAAGGAGGAATCTGGGTATCCTCACTGACCGATGATGAAAAAGAAGCTCTTGGAGGCTCTCCTGCAGGAATCTTCGTGGTTACGGATAAGAATGCCGGGACTATGAAGGCTGTGGTTCTTGGATTTAACTTTGATATTGTCAATGCCGAATGCGGGGCAAAAGCCGATGATCCTGCCTGGATTTCAAAGTATTTAGCGGATCTCTGGCTTATGGATAAAGAAAACTGGGATACCGAGGGACTTGTTTCGGTAATTTCAGTAACTGATATTGATGAAGCTACCCTGAACGAAATGAAGCAGGCAGGAAATAATCCTTATGTGGTTCTCGGGCTGCTTGATTCAGAAGAGAATGTCAATCCCTAA
- the hpt gene encoding hypoxanthine/guanine phosphoribosyltransferase: MLERLKSSLINSPVIKRGEYNYFIHPISDGVPSIDPHLVEEIADYILTITDMEKVDTIVTVEAMGIPVANALSLKTGVPLTIIRKRPYYLEGEVELSQNTGYSKGVLYINGLKKGDRIIIVDDVISTGGTLIALVKALRNMGVEVLDVISVIGRGTGYLQIKEHGIEPKILVTIEVGEKGVEIKNVFGDK, encoded by the coding sequence ATGCTTGAAAGACTGAAAAGCTCACTTATTAATTCTCCTGTAATCAAGCGGGGGGAATATAATTACTTTATCCATCCGATTTCCGATGGAGTGCCTTCTATAGACCCCCATCTGGTTGAGGAAATCGCGGATTATATCCTTACGATTACCGATATGGAAAAAGTTGATACTATTGTCACTGTGGAGGCTATGGGTATTCCTGTGGCAAACGCTCTTTCCCTCAAAACCGGAGTTCCTCTAACCATTATCCGGAAGCGGCCTTATTACCTTGAAGGAGAGGTGGAACTTTCTCAGAACACAGGATATTCGAAAGGAGTCCTTTACATAAACGGGCTCAAGAAAGGTGACCGGATAATTATCGTAGATGACGTAATCAGTACTGGTGGAACCCTGATAGCACTTGTAAAAGCCCTGAGAAACATGGGTGTAGAGGTTCTGGATGTTATTTCCGTTATCGGACGCGGGACAGGTTATTTACAGATAAAGGAACACGGGATTGAGCCTAAAATCCTGGTAACGATCGAAGTGGGCGAGAAAGGCGTGGAGATCAAGAATGTCTTTGGGGACAAGTGA